One segment of Clostridium ljungdahlii DSM 13528 DNA contains the following:
- a CDS encoding lamin tail domain-containing protein, producing MNVFKKRLISLIQVICMLVGIMWGVPFSRGNKVYAALANHVVISQIYAGGGLDVGNPTYNRKFVELYNPTNSSVDLSTWSLQCQENKSINSVKINLTGTIQAHGYYLIVSAIAGSVGQDIPVGEDVLYNFKINTSQQKVILANTQDALTFTDITGSPRSANIIDAVGYGIGKYSYSEGNSAPTQSVTQSLLRKANDGSTPYIGSGNGNGWDTDDNASDFVVCNTPFPRNSSVVEPVPPAAFTVNQPTSADNGVNDDGKSSVTVNWTDSATTTVDHYEIVAKEGLAPEVSDIVPGETSIANRIQTATFDWTAGENLYVGVVAVDINGLRTLCTGTPANVTVAADGHTASNVATVTSGSYTVSAGGTANETITNVPYGTTKSDFVAALTKGESHESFDETGLHDPVVSGDKIVVTAEDGTTKVTYTITVKPAPKSTIATVTSGSYTVSAGGTSNETITNVPYGTTKSDFVAALTKGESHESFDETGLHDPVVSGDKIVVTAEDGTTKVTYTITVNAAPKSTVATVTSGSYTVSAGGTANETITNVPYGTSKIAFQSALTKGNASQTWDVSELSDPVVSGDKIVVTAEDGTTKVTYTITVKPAPKSTIATVTSGSYTVSAGGTSNETITNVPYGTTKSDFVAALTKGESHESFDETGLHDPVVSGDKIVVTAEDGTTKVTYTITVKPAPKSTVATVTSGSYTVSAGGTSNETITNVPYGTSKIAFQSELTKGNASQTWDVSELSDPVASGDKIVVTAEDGTTKVTYTITVNAAPKSTIATVTSGSYTVSAGGTSNETITNVPYGTTKSDFVAALTKGESHESFDETGLHDPVVSGDKIVVTAEDGTTKVTYTITVKPAPKSTIATVTSGSYTVSAGGTSNETITNVPYGTTKSDFVAALTKGESHESFDETGLHDPVVSGDKIVVTAEDGTTKVTYTVTVNSPIVPAAFTVNQPTSADNGVNDDGKSSVTVSWTDSGTVTVDHYEIVAKAGSAPGISDTVAGKTSIAKGIQTATFDWTAGENLYVGVVAVDVNGLKTLCSGTTANVTVTADGHTPTPPEIISKGTVIDPETGKEVESIETKVTKEVDGTETVSVKSQEAIVLRTPDGKVNPVINISKLGFSSEGTSI from the coding sequence TTGAATGTATTTAAGAAAAGATTAATTTCATTAATACAGGTCATATGTATGTTAGTAGGAATCATGTGGGGCGTGCCTTTTAGTAGAGGAAATAAAGTGTATGCAGCTTTGGCAAATCATGTTGTGATTAGCCAAATTTATGCTGGAGGAGGTTTGGATGTAGGTAATCCAACCTATAATCGTAAATTTGTAGAATTATATAATCCTACAAATTCCAGTGTAGATTTATCTACCTGGTCCCTCCAATGTCAGGAGAATAAATCTATTAATAGTGTTAAAATAAACCTTACTGGTACTATTCAAGCACATGGATATTATTTAATTGTGTCAGCGATTGCTGGGAGTGTTGGTCAAGATATACCTGTAGGAGAAGATGTGTTATATAATTTTAAAATAAATACATCTCAGCAAAAAGTTATTCTTGCTAATACACAAGATGCTTTAACATTTACTGATATAACTGGAAGTCCAAGAAGTGCGAATATTATTGATGCAGTAGGGTATGGGATTGGTAAGTACTCTTATTCAGAAGGAAATAGTGCTCCGACGCAATCTGTTACTCAGAGTCTTTTACGTAAGGCAAATGATGGCAGTACGCCATATATCGGTAGTGGCAATGGAAATGGGTGGGATACAGATGATAATGCAAGTGATTTTGTTGTATGTAACACCCCATTTCCAAGGAATTCATCGGTTGTAGAACCAGTTCCACCAGCAGCATTTACAGTAAACCAGCCAACAAGTGCAGATAATGGAGTAAATGATGATGGAAAGAGCAGTGTAACAGTAAACTGGACAGATTCAGCAACAACCACAGTAGACCACTATGAAATAGTAGCAAAGGAAGGATTAGCACCAGAAGTTAGTGATATAGTGCCAGGAGAGACAAGCATAGCAAATAGAATACAGACAGCTACCTTTGACTGGACAGCAGGAGAAAACTTATATGTAGGAGTGGTGGCAGTAGATATAAATGGGTTAAGGACATTGTGCACTGGTACACCAGCAAATGTGACAGTAGCAGCAGATGGACATACAGCATCAAATGTAGCAACAGTAACATCAGGAAGCTATACAGTAAGTGCAGGAGGCACAGCAAATGAAACAATAACAAATGTACCATATGGGACGACAAAATCAGATTTTGTAGCAGCACTGACTAAGGGAGAATCCCATGAGAGCTTTGATGAAACAGGATTGCATGATCCAGTAGTAAGCGGAGACAAGATAGTAGTGACGGCAGAAGATGGAACAACAAAGGTGACGTATACAATTACAGTAAAACCAGCACCAAAGAGTACGATAGCAACGGTAACATCAGGAAGCTATACGGTAAGTGCAGGAGGCACATCAAATGAAACAATAACAAATGTACCATATGGGACGACAAAATCAGATTTTGTAGCAGCACTGACTAAGGGAGAATCCCATGAGAGCTTTGATGAAACAGGATTGCATGATCCAGTAGTAAGCGGAGACAAGATAGTGGTAACAGCAGAAGATGGAACAACAAAGGTGACGTATACAATTACAGTGAATGCTGCACCAAAGAGCACGGTAGCAACGGTAACATCAGGGAGCTATACGGTAAGTGCAGGAGGCACAGCAAATGAAACAATAACAAATGTACCATATGGTACATCAAAAATAGCATTTCAATCGGCATTGACAAAAGGAAATGCAAGCCAGACTTGGGATGTATCAGAGTTATCAGATCCAGTAGTAAGTGGAGACAAGATAGTAGTGACGGCAGAAGATGGAACAACAAAGGTGACGTATACAATTACAGTAAAACCAGCACCAAAGAGTACGATAGCAACGGTAACATCAGGAAGCTATACGGTAAGTGCAGGAGGCACATCAAATGAAACAATAACAAATGTACCATATGGGACGACAAAATCAGATTTTGTAGCAGCACTGACTAAGGGAGAATCCCATGAGAGCTTTGATGAAACAGGATTGCATGATCCAGTAGTAAGCGGAGACAAGATAGTGGTAACAGCAGAAGATGGAACAACAAAGGTGACGTATACAATTACAGTAAAACCAGCACCAAAGAGCACGGTAGCAACGGTAACATCAGGAAGCTATACGGTAAGTGCAGGAGGCACATCAAATGAAACAATAACAAATGTACCATATGGTACATCAAAAATAGCATTTCAATCGGAATTGACAAAAGGAAATGCAAGCCAGACTTGGGATGTATCAGAGCTATCAGATCCAGTAGCAAGTGGAGATAAGATAGTGGTAACAGCAGAGGATGGAACAACGAAGGTGACGTATACAATTACAGTGAATGCTGCACCAAAGAGTACGATAGCAACGGTAACATCAGGGAGCTATACAGTGAGTGCAGGAGGCACATCAAATGAAACAATAACAAATGTACCATATGGGACGACAAAATCAGATTTTGTAGCAGCACTGACTAAGGGAGAATCCCATGAGAGCTTTGATGAAACAGGATTGCATGATCCAGTAGTAAGCGGAGACAAGATAGTAGTGACGGCAGAGGATGGAACAACAAAGGTGACGTATACAATTACAGTAAAACCAGCACCAAAGAGTACGATAGCAACGGTAACATCAGGAAGCTATACGGTAAGTGCAGGAGGCACATCAAATGAAACAATAACAAATGTACCATATGGGACGACAAAATCAGATTTTGTAGCAGCACTGACTAAGGGAGAATCCCATGAGAGCTTTGATGAAACAGGATTGCATGATCCAGTAGTAAGCGGAGACAAGATAGTAGTGACGGCAGAGGATGGAACAACAAAGGTGACGTATACAGTAACAGTAAATTCACCAATAGTACCAGCAGCATTTACAGTAAACCAGCCAACAAGTGCAGATAATGGAGTAAATGATGATGGAAAGAGCAGTGTAACAGTAAGCTGGACAGATTCAGGGACAGTCACAGTAGATCACTATGAAATAGTAGCAAAGGCAGGATCAGCACCAGGAATTAGTGATACAGTGGCAGGAAAAACAAGTATAGCAAAAGGAATACAGACAGCTACCTTTGACTGGACAGCAGGAGAAAACTTATATGTAGGTGTGGTAGCAGTAGATGTAAATGGGTTAAAGACACTTTGCAGTGGAACGACAGCAAATGTAACAGTAACAGCAGACGGACACACACCGACGCCACCTGAAATAATCTCAAAAGGTACTGTTATAGATCCAGAAACAGGTAAGGAAGTCGAAAGTATAGAAACAAAGGTAACAAAAGAAGTTGATGGAACTGAAACTGTGTCAGTGAAATCACAGGAAGCTATAGTGTTAAGAACTCCAGATGGTAAAGTAAATCCAGTAATAAATATCTCGAAACTAGGATTTTCATCAGAAGGAACTTCAATTTAA
- a CDS encoding DUF6916 family protein: protein MLGAFTNKTFSVGDIFKVSDDEENFFEIVLVKVSEGKYKMSNAKRDPFTLIFKRKKDIFINQGTYKIEQEKVGIFHIFMTPMLPLDGDQEAYYYQACFS from the coding sequence ATGTTGGGCGCCTTTACAAATAAGACTTTTAGTGTAGGTGATATTTTCAAGGTTTCTGATGACGAAGAAAATTTTTTTGAAATTGTTCTAGTGAAGGTTTCAGAGGGAAAATATAAGATGTCTAATGCTAAAAGAGATCCATTTACCCTTATTTTTAAAAGAAAGAAAGATATATTTATAAATCAAGGCACATATAAGATAGAGCAAGAGAAAGTTGGTATTTTTCATATATTTATGACTCCAATGCTTCCACTTGATGGGGATCAAGAAGCGTACTATTATCAGGCTTGCTTTTCTTGA
- a CDS encoding phage tail protein, with translation MDEAYIGSIVLFAGTFAPQGWAFCWGQMLQISQYTALYSILGTNYGGNGSSTFALPDLRGAVPIGCGTPTIYGRITSTLGQYGGLSAVKLTTDNLPPHNHTFTAQTQGMNLSTAAGTGTYTIPASPNTATVTTPTDKTYLALTQDPTSGNSTPIYKEPASGDRDNVQMPGGTINIPSAAVTGTLGTIGGTTAATGAGQSINTMSPYVAMNYIIALQGLYPSRD, from the coding sequence ATGGATGAAGCTTATATAGGATCAATTGTATTATTTGCAGGCACTTTTGCACCACAAGGGTGGGCTTTTTGTTGGGGGCAGATGCTCCAAATCAGTCAGTATACGGCACTATATTCGATACTAGGTACTAATTATGGAGGAAATGGGTCAAGTACCTTTGCACTGCCGGATCTTCGTGGTGCTGTACCTATTGGTTGTGGTACTCCAACAATTTATGGAAGGATAACTTCTACATTGGGACAATATGGAGGGTTGTCTGCAGTCAAATTAACAACTGATAATTTGCCGCCTCATAACCATACTTTTACTGCACAGACACAAGGAATGAACTTGAGTACAGCGGCTGGAACTGGGACTTACACTATTCCGGCAAGTCCTAATACAGCAACTGTTACTACACCAACTGATAAAACCTATCTTGCGTTGACACAAGATCCAACTAGTGGTAATAGTACACCTATATATAAGGAGCCTGCTTCTGGCGATAGAGATAATGTGCAAATGCCAGGAGGTACAATAAATATACCATCCGCTGCAGTAACAGGTACATTAGGTACTATCGGTGGGACTACTGCTGCAACAGGTGCTGGACAGTCTATTAACACGATGTCTCCATATGTTGCTATGAATTACATTATTGCCCTTCAGGGCTTGTATCCTTCAAGAGATTAA
- a CDS encoding GNAT family N-acetyltransferase encodes MKETTNENESNSISLCPAEPKDYEFLLKVFKEGRPELNFISNLSEEKKEDIIVEQFKIQQQQLARMYPKAEFYIVKLNDESVGRLYLHRGEANYRILEIGLLEQYRNQGIGRRTMKLIIENAIKERKNLSLQVIWFNNKAFLFYEKLGFKITENNNIFYEMQYII; translated from the coding sequence ATGAAAGAAACTACGAATGAAAATGAAAGTAATAGTATTTCATTATGTCCTGCTGAACCAAAAGATTATGAATTTTTATTAAAAGTTTTTAAAGAAGGTCGACCAGAATTAAATTTTATAAGCAATTTAAGTGAAGAAAAAAAGGAAGATATTATAGTAGAACAGTTTAAAATACAGCAGCAGCAGTTAGCGAGAATGTATCCTAAGGCTGAATTTTATATAGTAAAATTGAATGATGAATCGGTAGGAAGGTTATATTTACATCGTGGAGAGGCTAACTATCGTATTTTGGAAATAGGACTTTTAGAGCAATATAGAAATCAAGGTATTGGAAGGAGAACTATGAAATTAATAATTGAGAACGCTATAAAAGAAAGAAAAAATTTAAGTCTTCAAGTAATTTGGTTTAATAATAAAGCTTTTTTATTTTATGAGAAACTTGGTTTTAAAATTACTGAAAATAATAATATTTTTTATGAAATGCAATATATAATTTAA
- a CDS encoding TIGR03915 family putative DNA repair protein, with product MKEYIYDDTFEGLLTAIFYAYSCRESCIITKSKDYIPSFFNEILNISIEYDKFDRVYKSIIKKLNRKVLTNIYYLYLCGISDSSSISLKYLKLCYKYGTNINLAKNNDIIILVDKYTRKVTSEAHNFNGFVRFKEIAPLSFYAPIEPDHNILPLILNHFTKRFSDQNFIIHDLKRELAIIYNKKTAIITEFKKEDAKILNSADGKFETLWKTFYKSVNIEERKNLRLRSRCMPKRYWSHLTEFK from the coding sequence TTGAAAGAATATATATATGATGATACTTTTGAAGGTTTACTTACAGCTATTTTCTATGCCTACAGCTGCAGAGAATCTTGTATCATAACAAAGTCAAAAGACTATATACCTTCATTTTTCAATGAAATTTTAAATATTTCAATTGAGTACGATAAATTTGATAGAGTTTATAAGAGCATCATTAAAAAACTTAATAGAAAAGTTTTAACAAATATTTATTACTTATATCTTTGTGGAATTTCAGATTCCAGTTCTATTTCTTTAAAGTATCTTAAACTTTGCTATAAATATGGTACAAATATTAATTTAGCTAAAAATAATGATATTATAATTTTAGTTGACAAGTATACTAGAAAAGTTACTTCTGAAGCTCATAACTTCAACGGATTTGTAAGATTTAAAGAAATAGCACCATTAAGTTTTTATGCTCCTATAGAACCTGATCACAATATTTTACCATTAATACTCAATCATTTTACAAAAAGATTTTCCGATCAGAATTTTATAATTCATGATTTAAAAAGAGAACTGGCAATCATATACAACAAAAAGACCGCTATCATAACTGAATTTAAAAAGGAAGACGCTAAAATTTTAAACTCAGCAGATGGCAAATTTGAAACTCTTTGGAAAACCTTTTATAAATCCGTCAACATAGAAGAACGTAAAAATTTAAGGCTGCGCAGCCGCTGCATGCCTAAAAGATATTGGTCTCATCTTACAGAATTTAAATAA
- a CDS encoding methyl-accepting chemotaxis protein: MIFSSTKGIYRNYLMVLPNLKEIIQEDVMVCLMDGQKFLGYFPGDKMVADIKTGEDVPKDDPLHKTVSENRIVCQIVPEHVYGFPFKAVTFPVRDEDGKCIGAVGFAKSLEKEYDLSNLLKNLTHAFEEAKVSMESASSQLSGISANAQENSSTLEEVLGDVDELMKSAKIINDVVCETKSLSLKMKEETKSGEKLVNNITDIVKDISDSSGNVFSLMTRLNDSTKRIVDIVNLINQVSEQTNLLALNAAIEAARAGEQGKGFAVVADQVKKLSEQSKTATMDINTLVQQIGQETGNILKAITVSEERIKDGVDASERTLERIMGITEEIEKVDKRIEYIAEKSSIQSEQSEKISTCMKNVAESVNNTASYSVSASEQIIEEKKRLSSVDEAISSIASELVTV, encoded by the coding sequence ATGATTTTCTCATCAACAAAAGGTATTTATCGAAATTATTTGATGGTACTTCCTAACTTAAAAGAAATAATACAGGAAGATGTCATGGTTTGTTTGATGGATGGCCAAAAATTTCTTGGCTATTTTCCTGGAGATAAGATGGTTGCAGACATTAAGACTGGAGAGGATGTGCCAAAAGATGATCCACTACATAAGACAGTAAGTGAAAATAGAATAGTCTGCCAAATAGTACCAGAACATGTTTATGGTTTTCCTTTCAAGGCTGTAACCTTTCCTGTAAGAGATGAAGATGGAAAATGTATCGGTGCAGTGGGTTTTGCAAAATCTCTTGAGAAGGAATATGACCTTAGTAATTTGCTTAAGAATCTTACACATGCATTTGAAGAAGCTAAAGTTAGCATGGAAAGTGCATCTTCTCAACTTAGTGGTATTTCAGCTAATGCTCAGGAGAATTCATCAACATTAGAAGAAGTTTTAGGAGATGTTGATGAATTGATGAAATCCGCAAAAATCATAAATGATGTTGTTTGTGAGACAAAGTCATTGAGTCTAAAAATGAAAGAAGAGACAAAGAGTGGAGAGAAACTAGTTAATAATATTACTGATATAGTAAAAGACATTTCAGATTCATCAGGAAATGTTTTTAGTCTGATGACAAGACTGAATGATTCAACAAAAAGGATTGTAGATATAGTCAATCTTATAAATCAGGTGTCGGAACAAACAAACCTTTTAGCGTTGAATGCAGCAATCGAAGCGGCAAGAGCAGGTGAACAGGGTAAAGGCTTTGCAGTAGTAGCGGATCAGGTAAAGAAACTTTCAGAGCAGTCAAAGACTGCAACAATGGATATTAATACTCTTGTACAACAAATAGGCCAGGAAACAGGTAATATATTAAAAGCAATTACGGTGTCCGAAGAAAGAATTAAAGACGGTGTAGACGCCTCCGAAAGGACACTCGAAAGAATAATGGGAATAACTGAGGAAATTGAAAAAGTAGATAAAAGAATTGAGTACATAGCTGAAAAATCAAGTATACAGTCGGAGCAATCGGAGAAAATATCTACTTGCATGAAAAATGTAGCTGAATCAGTGAACAATACAGCTTCGTATTCTGTTTCAGCCTCTGAACAAATAATTGAAGAAAAGAAGAGACTTTCTTCTGTGGATGAAGCTATAAGCAGTATTGCTAGTGAATTAGTAACAGTATAA
- a CDS encoding LysR family transcriptional regulator encodes MNFHQLEYVIAIAEENSFSKAAKKLYISQPSLSEYIMRLEKQLGVKLFDRSTSPLTLTFAGEIDIAIMHLPIQDSRIVYEPISIERVFLVAPPGQHTRSLIELEKRQKFDFICLKNEKFILIKPGHRIRFIADELFKRAQFEPNILIETRNIDTEYNLANAGMGFTLVPESVIRFFNTNNYKNYFLIDDINFILAVAYRKGDYITKACHEFIKITKEALVSKQGSVFAPLG; translated from the coding sequence ATGAATTTTCATCAATTAGAATATGTAATAGCTATAGCAGAAGAAAATAGTTTTTCTAAAGCAGCAAAAAAACTTTATATATCACAACCATCCTTAAGTGAGTATATTATGAGATTGGAAAAACAATTAGGAGTAAAACTATTTGACAGATCTACAAGCCCTCTTACTTTAACTTTTGCAGGAGAAATTGATATTGCCATTATGCATTTACCAATACAAGATAGTCGTATAGTATATGAACCTATATCAATTGAAAGGGTATTTTTAGTAGCTCCTCCTGGACAGCATACCCGCTCTCTTATAGAACTTGAAAAAAGGCAAAAGTTCGACTTCATCTGCTTAAAGAATGAAAAATTCATCCTAATAAAACCAGGGCATAGAATAAGATTTATTGCAGATGAATTGTTTAAACGTGCACAATTTGAACCTAATATTCTTATTGAAACTAGAAATATTGATACTGAATATAATCTTGCAAATGCAGGTATGGGCTTTACCTTAGTCCCAGAAAGTGTAATAAGGTTTTTTAACACAAACAATTACAAGAACTATTTTTTAATAGATGACATAAATTTCATACTTGCTGTAGCTTATAGAAAAGGAGATTATATAACAAAGGCATGTCATGAGTTCATTAAAATTACAAAAGAAGCTTTAGTTTCAAAACAAGGATCGGTATTTGCACCCCTGGGGTAG
- a CDS encoding amidohydrolase family protein, whose translation MKLVVTFNTKDEILENVDILVEGPKITSIGKELSVPDKTELIDCTNLVALPGFVNIHHHF comes from the coding sequence TTGAAACTTGTAGTAACATTTAATACCAAAGATGAAATACTTGAAAATGTAGACATATTAGTAGAAGGTCCAAAAATCACTTCAATAGGTAAGGAACTTAGTGTACCTGATAAAACAGAGCTAATAGATTGTACCAATCTTGTAGCTTTACCTGGATTTGTAAATATCCATCACCATTTTTAA
- a CDS encoding methyl-accepting chemotaxis protein, with translation MESIKTKLMTSFTLLIGVICIGLGIISFTTSSNALKSNLEKTLPKIAEQAASNIQGRIDGELSTLGTIAARDDIKDPNIPWQKKLPILLQESKRIGSIRMAIVDTDGNSHNTQGGSAISKNKDYFKKALLGKSNVTDPTVSIIDKTIVVLYAVPIKCNNEIVGVLIEARDGNKLSGLTDQVKFGQTGTGFMINKVGTTIANKDRNLVLKMENMIKESKKDSSLQYLADIENKMIARHIGMGEYKYGGTEKYIGYAPVNGTDWSVGVEVEQNEILSELGSLKVFVMASSIIFILIGLGVIFVIANNISKGIRSTSNHLKLLAEGNLCGEISTKYLKSRDEVGDMTNSMKVMQESLKNMIKKIKENSSNINMQSENLSDISEEIANVSQNVTEAISQVAEGTSNQSQNLIHITDILNEFSEKLSGIVKEIQVVDSNSRAIGLMANDSSREMNELNQSVINVSSSFKEFYSKIMTLGKDINEINEITSLINSIAEQTNLLALNANIEAARAGEAGKGFSVVAEEIGELAEQSKDSSENISKLINVISKNADTIVRESGMMSDEMMNQAKIVGNSIVSFKKIVQAVDEVIPKIETVKSSAENIENDKKTILTRIDELSSISMESSSSSEEISASSEEMNASTEEVASSAQVLNNMTNQMIEEMNKFKI, from the coding sequence ATGGAAAGTATAAAAACAAAATTAATGACAAGTTTTACATTATTAATAGGAGTTATATGTATAGGGCTAGGCATAATTTCATTTACGACTTCATCAAATGCATTAAAGTCTAATTTAGAAAAGACTTTACCTAAAATTGCAGAGCAAGCTGCAAGCAATATTCAAGGAAGGATAGATGGTGAATTAAGTACTTTAGGGACAATTGCTGCGAGAGATGATATAAAAGATCCTAACATTCCTTGGCAAAAAAAACTACCAATTCTTTTACAGGAATCCAAAAGAATTGGTAGTATTAGGATGGCAATTGTAGATACGGATGGAAATTCACATAATACCCAAGGGGGAAGTGCTATTTCTAAAAATAAAGATTATTTTAAAAAAGCACTATTGGGTAAAAGTAATGTAACAGATCCAACAGTGAGCATAATTGATAAAACGATTGTTGTTTTATATGCAGTTCCTATTAAATGCAATAATGAAATTGTGGGAGTATTGATTGAAGCACGAGATGGTAATAAATTAAGTGGTTTAACTGATCAAGTTAAATTTGGACAAACAGGAACTGGATTTATGATAAATAAAGTGGGAACTACTATTGCCAATAAGGATAGAAATTTAGTACTAAAAATGGAAAACATGATTAAAGAGTCAAAAAAAGATTCAAGCTTGCAATATTTAGCAGATATTGAAAATAAAATGATTGCTAGGCATATAGGAATGGGTGAATATAAATATGGTGGAACAGAGAAATACATTGGTTATGCTCCGGTAAATGGAACAGACTGGTCTGTAGGGGTTGAAGTAGAACAAAATGAGATACTATCAGAACTAGGCAGTTTAAAAGTTTTTGTTATGGCATCATCCATAATATTTATACTAATAGGACTTGGTGTAATTTTTGTAATTGCTAATAATATATCTAAAGGAATAAGATCAACTTCTAACCATTTGAAATTATTGGCAGAAGGCAATTTATGTGGAGAAATTTCTACTAAGTATTTGAAATCAAGAGATGAAGTTGGAGATATGACGAATTCAATGAAAGTAATGCAGGAGTCATTAAAAAACATGATTAAAAAAATAAAAGAAAATTCTTCAAATATTAATATGCAGTCAGAAAACTTATCGGATATTTCAGAAGAAATAGCAAATGTATCACAGAATGTTACAGAAGCAATATCTCAAGTTGCGGAAGGAACAAGTAATCAATCACAAAATCTAATACATATAACCGATATTCTTAATGAATTTAGTGAAAAATTATCTGGAATAGTTAAGGAAATACAGGTTGTAGATTCAAATTCTAGAGCGATAGGTTTAATGGCAAATGATAGTAGTAGGGAAATGAATGAATTAAATCAGTCGGTAATAAATGTGAGCAGTTCATTTAAAGAATTCTATAGTAAAATTATGACACTTGGAAAAGATATAAATGAAATAAATGAAATCACAAGTTTAATAAATAGTATTGCAGAACAAACAAATTTATTGGCATTAAATGCTAATATTGAAGCAGCTAGAGCAGGAGAAGCGGGAAAAGGATTTTCAGTAGTTGCAGAGGAAATAGGAGAACTTGCAGAACAATCAAAAGATTCATCAGAAAACATTAGCAAATTAATTAATGTAATATCCAAGAATGCTGACACTATAGTTCGAGAATCTGGTATGATGAGTGATGAAATGATGAATCAAGCTAAAATTGTAGGTAATTCAATAGTATCCTTCAAGAAAATAGTACAAGCAGTGGACGAAGTAATTCCTAAGATTGAAACAGTTAAAAGTTCCGCTGAGAATATAGAAAATGATAAGAAAACTATTTTGACTAGAATAGATGAATTATCTTCAATTTCAATGGAATCTTCATCATCATCAGAAGAAATTTCAGCATCATCAGAGGAGATGAACGCTTCAACAGAAGAAGTGGCTTCTTCAGCACAAGTGCTCAATAATATGACTAACCAAATGATAGAAGAAATGAATAAGTTTAAAATTTGA